A section of the Triticum dicoccoides isolate Atlit2015 ecotype Zavitan chromosome 7A, WEW_v2.0, whole genome shotgun sequence genome encodes:
- the LOC119327731 gene encoding kinesin-like protein KIN-7H isoform X1 has translation MGAGEEDAAAAWEKVEAKEERIMVSVRVRPLNGRESGDSSDWECISPTTVMFRSTVPDRAMFPTAYTYDRVFGPNCSTRQVYEEGAKEVALSVVSGINSSIFAYGQTSSGKTYTMTGITEYSVMDIYDYIEKHPEREFMLKFSAIEIYNEAVRDLLSHDTTPLRLLDDPEKGTTVEKLTEETLRDKDHLRDLLGMCEAQREIGETALNEASSRSHQILRLTIESSVKQYLGRGKSSTLVSCVNFVDLAGSERASQTASAGMRLKEGSHINRSLLTLGKVVRQLSKGRNGHIPYRDSKLTRILQSSLGGNARTAIVCTMSPAHTHIEQSRNTLLFATCAKEVVTNAQVNVVMSDKALLKHLQRELARLENELKLPESASCTSHAEVLREKDAQIKKLEKQLRELIEEKDTVQSQLNCLMKSDADDHANDRTAKRWDVHSRSSESLARNASEEALSVSDTYGGSYQDQGHAVFDESYVFSADHDDLSVPNQTMDLPQQTRVRKPISPWHPPSNYSSDSTESYNMKEVAFRSASEVSEEHCREVQCIEIHEHRRSTSEEFNVLLHEGTKLHIPEVEDISRDAVPQPDEVPEAVSITEKMEDHIKIYPSKEERQAEIIANAVEGPIEVHQCESDDFADNFVKLYPCDSNISLDVGKPYPHECLTVKRCITSSKDSALARSQSCRASFMFIPNSWFDDSENTGQTPPGEIFRYPPRRPDKVRRSLYQGNDGCQNNNTSVDLSADSGEVVCDEVVKDMSTSDEVVKDMSTSDEVVKDMSTSGEVAREWSANEAEQEVCAGDISCVTDLEQKAAKHHEDQPEEHQAEQQIVRDECAAVKTVKDVGIDAVPSTAESPSRWPIDFANRQREIIELWHDCNVSLVHRTYFFLLFKGDVADSVYMEVEHRRLSFILSSFSTSSAGGELNSAMASSLKNMKRERDMLYKQMLKKLTNGDKEGIYTRWGIDLGSKQRRLQLSRLVWTRADMEHVRESASLVARLIDLVEPGQALKEMFGLNFTLAPRTERRSFSLLGA, from the exons ATGGGGGCAGGGGAGGAGGATGCGGCGGCGGCATGGGAgaaggtggaggccaaggaggagaGGATCATGGTGTCCGTGCGGGTGCGGCCGCTCAACGGCAGGGAGTCCGGCGACAGCTCCGACTGGGAGTGCATCAGCCCCACCACCGTCATGTTCCGCAGTACCGTCCCTGACCGCGCCATGTTCCCCACCGCCTACACCTACG ACAGGGTGTTTGGCCCCAATTGCTCGACCAGGCAGGTCtacgaagaaggagcaaaagaagtTGCTCTATCAGTTGTCAGTGGAATCAACT CAAGCATATTTGCGTATGGGCAGACAAGCAGCGGAAAGACTTACACAATGACTGGCATTACTGAGTACAGTGTGATGGACATCTATGACTACATAGAGAAG CACCCTGAAAGAGAATTCATGCTGAAATTCTCAGCAATTGAGATATATAATGAAGCTGTAAGAGATCTTCTGAGCCATGATACCACACCTCTTAGACTGCTTGATGACCCAGAG AAAGGGACTACTGTTGAAAAGCTCACTGAGGAAACACTGAGGGACAAGGACCATCTTAGGGATCTTCTTGGAATGTGTGAAG CTCAAAGAGAGATTGGAGAAACGGCTTTGAACGAAGCGAGTTCTAGGTCCCATCAAATACTCAGGCTG ACAATCGAAAGTTCTGTTAAACAGTATTTAGGAAGAGGCAAATCGAGCACCCTGGTATCTTGTGTG AACTTTGTTGACTTAGCTGGAAGTGAGCGAGCATCTCAGACTGCTTCAGCTGGTATGAGGTTAAAAGAAGGTAGTCATATTAATCGAAGTCTGCTAACACTGGGAAAGGTTGTTCGCCAACTGAG CAAGGGAAGAAACGGCCATATCCCATACAGAGATTCAAAGCTGACACGCATATTACAGTCCTCTTTGGGAGGCAATGCAAGAACAGCCATTGTCTGCACCATGAGCCCAGCACACACTCATATTGAGCAATCCAGGAACACACTTCTGTTTGCAACTTGCGCAAAGGAGGTAGTTACAAATGCACAGGTCAATGTAGTGATGTCTGACAAAGCACTACTGAAGCATCTACAAAGAGAGCTTGCAAGATTAGAGAATGAACTGAAATTGCCGGAGTCAGCCTCCTGCACTAGTCATGCTGAAGTTTTAAGAGAGAAGGATGCACAGATCAAAAAG CTGGAAAAACAGCTTAGGGAATTGATAGAAGAAAAGGATACTGTTCAGTCTCAACTTAACTGTTTAATGAAAAGTGACGCTGACGACCATGCCAATGACCGCACTGCAAAGCGATGG GATGTCCATAGTCGGTCCTCAGAGTCTCTTGCGCGAAATGCATCCGAGGAAGCACTTTCGGTTTCAGACACTTATGGAGGTTCTTATCAAGATCAAGGTCACGCAGTGTTTGATGAATCATATGTCTTCAGTGCTGATCATGATGACTTGTCAGTTCCCAATCAAACAATGGATCTTCCTCAACAAACAAGGGTTCGGAAGCCAATTTCACCTTGGCACCCTCCTAGTAACTATAGCTCTGATAGCACAGAGTCATATAACATGAAGGAAGTAGCTTTCAGAAGTGCATCTGAAGTATCTGAAGAACATTGTAGGGAAGTACAATGTATAGAGATACATGAGCATAGAAGAAGCACAAGCGAGGAATTTAATGTATTACTCCATGAGGGCACTAAGCTCCACATACCTGAAGTAGAGGACATCTCTAGAGACGCAGTCCCGCAACCTGATGAAGTACCAGAAGCCGTGAGCATAACAGAGAAAATGGAAGATCATATCAAGATATACCCTAGCAAAGAGGAGCGGCAGGCCGAGATCATAGCAAATGCAGTAGAAGGTCCTATTGAAGTGCATCAATGTGAATCTGATGACTTTGCAGACAACTTTGTCAAACTGTACCCATGTGATTCTAACATTTCCTTGGACGTTGGCAAACCTTATCCTCATGAATGCCTGACTGTAAAGAGGTGTATAACGAGCTCCAAGGATAGTGCATTGGCTAGGAGTCAGAGTTGCAGGGCTAGCTTCATGTTCATTCCAAATAGTTGGTTTGATGATTCGGAAAACACCGGGCAGACACCACCTGGTGAAATCTTCAGGTATCCTCCCAGAAGGCCTGATAAAGTTAGGAGAAGTCTGTACCAAGGAAATGATGGTTGCCAAAACAATAACACTTCAGTAGACCTCTCCGCTGATTCTGGCGAAGTAGTTTGTGATGAAGTAGTCAAGGACATGAGCACCAGTGATGAGGTAGTCAAGGACATGAGCACCAGTGATGAAGTGGTCAAGGACATGAGCACCAGTGGTGAAGTAGCCAGGGAGTGGAGTGCCaatgaagcagaacaagaagtttgTGCCGGTGACATCAGTTGTGTCACAGACCTGGAACAGAAGGCAGCAAAACACCATGAGGACCAACCTGAGGAACATCAGGCAGAG CAGCAGATTGTTCGAGATGAGTGTGCAGCAGTTAAAACTGTCAAAGATGTTGGCATAGATGCAGTCCCGAGTACCGCCGAGTCTCCTTCGCGCTGGCCTATTGATTTTGCAAATAGGCAGCGAGAGATCATCGAGTTGTGGCACGATTGCAACGTGTCCCTGGTACAcagaacctacttcttcctcctcttcaaggGAGATGTCGCAGATAGCGTCTACATGGAAGTGGAGCACAGGAGACTGTCCTTCATCCTGAGCTCCTTCAGCACCAGCTCCGCAGGAGGCGAGCTTAACTCCGCAATGGCATCCAG CTTGAAGAATATGAAACGCGAGAGGGACATGCTCTACAAGCAGATGCTGAAGAAGCTCACCAACGGGGACAAGGAGGGCATCTACACCAGATGGGGGATCGATCTGGGCTCCAAACAGCGGCGGCTTCAGCTATCTCGCCTGGTATGGACGCGGGCTGACATGGAGCATGTCCGAGAGAGCGCCTCGCTGGTGGCGAGGCTGATCGACTTGGTTGAGCCAGGGCAGGCTCTCAAGGAGATGTTCGGCCTCAACTTCACGCTGGCTCCCAGAACCGAACGCCGGTCTTTCAGCCTGCTGGGCGCTTGA
- the LOC119327731 gene encoding kinesin-like protein KIN-7H isoform X2, with product MGAGEEDAAAAWEKVEAKEERIMVSVRVRPLNGRESGDSSDWECISPTTVMFRSTVPDRAMFPTAYTYDRVFGPNCSTRQVYEEGAKEVALSVVSGINSSIFAYGQTSSGKTYTMTGITEYSVMDIYDYIEKHPEREFMLKFSAIEIYNEAVRDLLSHDTTPLRLLDDPEKGTTVEKLTEETLRDKDHLRDLLGMCEAQREIGETALNEASSRSHQILRLTIESSVKQYLGRGKSSTLVSCVNFVDLAGSERASQTASAGMRLKEGSHINRSLLTLGKVVRQLSKGRNGHIPYRDSKLTRILQSSLGGNARTAIVCTMSPAHTHIEQSRNTLLFATCAKEVVTNAQVNVVMSDKALLKHLQRELARLENELKLPESASCTSHAEVLREKDAQIKKLEKQLRELIEEKDTVQSQLNCLMKSDADDHANDRTAKRWDVHSRSSESLARNASEEALSVSDTYGGSYQDQGHAVFDESYVFSADHDDLSVPNQTMDLPQQTRVRKPISPWHPPSNYSSDSTESYNMKEVAFRSASEVSEEHCREVQCIEIHEHRRSTSEEFNVLLHEGTKLHIPEVEDISRDAVPQPDEVPEAVSITEKMEDHIKIYPSKEERQAEIIANAVEGPIEVHQCESDDFADNFVKLYPCDSNISLDVGKPYPHECLTVKRCITSSKDSALARSQSCRASFMFIPNSWFDDSENTGQTPPGEIFRYPPRRPDKVRRSLYQGNDGCQNNNTSVDLSADSGEVVCDEVVKDMSTSDEVVKDMSTSDEVVKDMSTSGEVAREWSANEAEQEVCAGDISCVTDLEQKAAKHHEDQPEEHQAEQIVRDECAAVKTVKDVGIDAVPSTAESPSRWPIDFANRQREIIELWHDCNVSLVHRTYFFLLFKGDVADSVYMEVEHRRLSFILSSFSTSSAGGELNSAMASSLKNMKRERDMLYKQMLKKLTNGDKEGIYTRWGIDLGSKQRRLQLSRLVWTRADMEHVRESASLVARLIDLVEPGQALKEMFGLNFTLAPRTERRSFSLLGA from the exons ATGGGGGCAGGGGAGGAGGATGCGGCGGCGGCATGGGAgaaggtggaggccaaggaggagaGGATCATGGTGTCCGTGCGGGTGCGGCCGCTCAACGGCAGGGAGTCCGGCGACAGCTCCGACTGGGAGTGCATCAGCCCCACCACCGTCATGTTCCGCAGTACCGTCCCTGACCGCGCCATGTTCCCCACCGCCTACACCTACG ACAGGGTGTTTGGCCCCAATTGCTCGACCAGGCAGGTCtacgaagaaggagcaaaagaagtTGCTCTATCAGTTGTCAGTGGAATCAACT CAAGCATATTTGCGTATGGGCAGACAAGCAGCGGAAAGACTTACACAATGACTGGCATTACTGAGTACAGTGTGATGGACATCTATGACTACATAGAGAAG CACCCTGAAAGAGAATTCATGCTGAAATTCTCAGCAATTGAGATATATAATGAAGCTGTAAGAGATCTTCTGAGCCATGATACCACACCTCTTAGACTGCTTGATGACCCAGAG AAAGGGACTACTGTTGAAAAGCTCACTGAGGAAACACTGAGGGACAAGGACCATCTTAGGGATCTTCTTGGAATGTGTGAAG CTCAAAGAGAGATTGGAGAAACGGCTTTGAACGAAGCGAGTTCTAGGTCCCATCAAATACTCAGGCTG ACAATCGAAAGTTCTGTTAAACAGTATTTAGGAAGAGGCAAATCGAGCACCCTGGTATCTTGTGTG AACTTTGTTGACTTAGCTGGAAGTGAGCGAGCATCTCAGACTGCTTCAGCTGGTATGAGGTTAAAAGAAGGTAGTCATATTAATCGAAGTCTGCTAACACTGGGAAAGGTTGTTCGCCAACTGAG CAAGGGAAGAAACGGCCATATCCCATACAGAGATTCAAAGCTGACACGCATATTACAGTCCTCTTTGGGAGGCAATGCAAGAACAGCCATTGTCTGCACCATGAGCCCAGCACACACTCATATTGAGCAATCCAGGAACACACTTCTGTTTGCAACTTGCGCAAAGGAGGTAGTTACAAATGCACAGGTCAATGTAGTGATGTCTGACAAAGCACTACTGAAGCATCTACAAAGAGAGCTTGCAAGATTAGAGAATGAACTGAAATTGCCGGAGTCAGCCTCCTGCACTAGTCATGCTGAAGTTTTAAGAGAGAAGGATGCACAGATCAAAAAG CTGGAAAAACAGCTTAGGGAATTGATAGAAGAAAAGGATACTGTTCAGTCTCAACTTAACTGTTTAATGAAAAGTGACGCTGACGACCATGCCAATGACCGCACTGCAAAGCGATGG GATGTCCATAGTCGGTCCTCAGAGTCTCTTGCGCGAAATGCATCCGAGGAAGCACTTTCGGTTTCAGACACTTATGGAGGTTCTTATCAAGATCAAGGTCACGCAGTGTTTGATGAATCATATGTCTTCAGTGCTGATCATGATGACTTGTCAGTTCCCAATCAAACAATGGATCTTCCTCAACAAACAAGGGTTCGGAAGCCAATTTCACCTTGGCACCCTCCTAGTAACTATAGCTCTGATAGCACAGAGTCATATAACATGAAGGAAGTAGCTTTCAGAAGTGCATCTGAAGTATCTGAAGAACATTGTAGGGAAGTACAATGTATAGAGATACATGAGCATAGAAGAAGCACAAGCGAGGAATTTAATGTATTACTCCATGAGGGCACTAAGCTCCACATACCTGAAGTAGAGGACATCTCTAGAGACGCAGTCCCGCAACCTGATGAAGTACCAGAAGCCGTGAGCATAACAGAGAAAATGGAAGATCATATCAAGATATACCCTAGCAAAGAGGAGCGGCAGGCCGAGATCATAGCAAATGCAGTAGAAGGTCCTATTGAAGTGCATCAATGTGAATCTGATGACTTTGCAGACAACTTTGTCAAACTGTACCCATGTGATTCTAACATTTCCTTGGACGTTGGCAAACCTTATCCTCATGAATGCCTGACTGTAAAGAGGTGTATAACGAGCTCCAAGGATAGTGCATTGGCTAGGAGTCAGAGTTGCAGGGCTAGCTTCATGTTCATTCCAAATAGTTGGTTTGATGATTCGGAAAACACCGGGCAGACACCACCTGGTGAAATCTTCAGGTATCCTCCCAGAAGGCCTGATAAAGTTAGGAGAAGTCTGTACCAAGGAAATGATGGTTGCCAAAACAATAACACTTCAGTAGACCTCTCCGCTGATTCTGGCGAAGTAGTTTGTGATGAAGTAGTCAAGGACATGAGCACCAGTGATGAGGTAGTCAAGGACATGAGCACCAGTGATGAAGTGGTCAAGGACATGAGCACCAGTGGTGAAGTAGCCAGGGAGTGGAGTGCCaatgaagcagaacaagaagtttgTGCCGGTGACATCAGTTGTGTCACAGACCTGGAACAGAAGGCAGCAAAACACCATGAGGACCAACCTGAGGAACATCAGGCAGAG CAGATTGTTCGAGATGAGTGTGCAGCAGTTAAAACTGTCAAAGATGTTGGCATAGATGCAGTCCCGAGTACCGCCGAGTCTCCTTCGCGCTGGCCTATTGATTTTGCAAATAGGCAGCGAGAGATCATCGAGTTGTGGCACGATTGCAACGTGTCCCTGGTACAcagaacctacttcttcctcctcttcaaggGAGATGTCGCAGATAGCGTCTACATGGAAGTGGAGCACAGGAGACTGTCCTTCATCCTGAGCTCCTTCAGCACCAGCTCCGCAGGAGGCGAGCTTAACTCCGCAATGGCATCCAG CTTGAAGAATATGAAACGCGAGAGGGACATGCTCTACAAGCAGATGCTGAAGAAGCTCACCAACGGGGACAAGGAGGGCATCTACACCAGATGGGGGATCGATCTGGGCTCCAAACAGCGGCGGCTTCAGCTATCTCGCCTGGTATGGACGCGGGCTGACATGGAGCATGTCCGAGAGAGCGCCTCGCTGGTGGCGAGGCTGATCGACTTGGTTGAGCCAGGGCAGGCTCTCAAGGAGATGTTCGGCCTCAACTTCACGCTGGCTCCCAGAACCGAACGCCGGTCTTTCAGCCTGCTGGGCGCTTGA